The following DNA comes from Candidatus Palauibacter soopunensis.
AGAGCGGCGCGCTTCCCGTTTCGCCCCGTGTTGTCTGGAGCACCGCAATCGGACTCGCCTGGGGGATATCCGTACCTCTGCGCCGTTGGAGCCGAAAGCACGACGCGGTCGACTCGTTGGCCAACAGGATTCTCGGCGCAGTCTGGATTGGATGCGGCCTTGGGTTGATGCTACTCGGACTCTGCGGAGCCCAGACCGGAACGCTGCCGGGCCCGATCACCCCAGCTGTGATGGCCATCGTGATCGGGACGGCCTTCTTTGCGTCGTCCTCCCTGTGCGATCACGCGTTATTCCGGGTGTTGGCCATCGCTTGGTGGGCCCTGGGCGGCGCCATGCTGATCTGGCCGCACCCCGCCAACAACCTGGTGATGTCGGCCGGGCTGATCCTGTTCATGGCGGGACCGGGCTTCCTGTTGATCCGCCGAGCGGGCAAACCCGCCCGAATGGAGCTTGTCGCATGACGCCGTATGACTACCGTGATCTCGATCCGTTGATTCACTCGAGGATCCGACTATCGATCCTCGCCATTCTCGCCAGTGTCGAGGACGCGGAGTTCACGTACCTCCGGGACCAGGTCAAGACCACCGATGGCAACCTTGGTGCTCACCTTCGCAAGCTCGAGGACGCGGGGTATGTGCGCGTAAGCAAGAGCTTTGTCGGCCGGAGACCCGTCACGAGATACCGAACAACCGAGACGGGGCGCGGGGCCTTCCGCAACTACGTCGGCCGTCTGGAGTGGATACTGCATTCGCTGCCGCCGGACGCGGACCATCGCGAGACGGGCTGAAGCCGTGAAGACGAGAGAGGCGGCCGCCGCCGCGGTCTGGATCTGGGTCTCAGCACTCATACCGGCCGGCCTCGCCGCGCAGGAGGCGCTCCGCGTGATGGGAAGCGTACGCGAGCCTGCGGGGGGAGCGATTGGCGGCGCGAATGTGTTCCTGCTCGAGACGCTGGAAGGGGCGCTCACGGACTCCCTGGGCGTTTTCAGCTTCGAATCCGCAGTGGAGGGTCCGGTGACGCTGGTGGTGCAGCGTTTCGGATACCTGGAAGTCAGACGGGCGATACAACTCCCACTCGCGGCTCCTGTCCCGATCGTGATGGAGTTGGCACCGGTAGCGCTGGAGCCGATCCACGTCGAAGCCGGCACTTATCGGTTGGGCAGCCTCCCGGATGTGATTCTCAGCGATCTCGACGTCGTGCGCACGCCGGGGGCGGCAGCAGATCCCTTCCGCGCGATCCAGACGTTCCCGGGACTCCAGAACGTCGGAGAGGGGGCGGGGCTCTTCGTGCGCGGGGGCGACATATCCGAGACCCGGGTGATGCTGGACGGAGCAACGGTCATCTCTCCATTCCGGCTCGATACCGACCGGACCGTCTCGTTCGGACGCTTCGACCCCTTTCAACTGCAGGGCACGCACTTCTCGGCGGGCGGCTTCGGCGTGGAATACGGTGACGCCCTCTCCGCCGTGGCCGATCTCCGCAGCGTGGGTATGCCGACGCGGAGCGAACTCAACCTGGGCGCTTCCGTGGCCGGAGTGTCCGGGCGGGCGGCCCTCGACGCGTCTGAGTCTTCGGGCGGGTGGGTGACAGCGTCACGCTCGGACACTCACCTTCTAATGCGTCTCAACGGGCGCAGGTCGGAGTTCGATCAGGTTCCTGCTTCAACCGACCTGAGCGGAGGCGCGGAATGGTCCTACCGCGGTAGCGGCAGCATGAAGGCGTTCGGGTTGTATCAGACCGACCGCGTCGGCGTCCTGATCGATGGCCCCGGGCACTCGGGCACGTACCGTTCGGACGCGCGAGCGGATCTTCTTGCCGTCTCCGGTTTCGACGCGTTCGGGGCGTTCGGCGTGACGTGGAGCGTGGCAACGAGCGGGTCGCGGAAGGATGAGGATTTTGGAGCGTTCCGCGTCGAACGGGAGGACAGGCTCACGCAAGCACGCGCGAAGCTCGACGTCCATGTGGGGCGTGGCATTGCGCTGGCCGGCGGAACCGAATTCGAGGGCCGGGACGCGGACATCGCCGGCGCGGTGCCGGCGGGTTCGCACGACAACGCGCCCGGCGCGCCGACGACCGTCTTCGGCAGCCGCGAGACAGGATCGCGATGGGGGGGCTTCGGGGAGATCGAGCTACAGCCGTGGAACGCTGTTCGGTTCGTCGTGGGCGCTCGAACAGATCGTTCGTCGTTCACGGACCGCGTGACGGCCGACCCGCGGGTTTCGGTGTCCTGGCGCCCGGCCGCCAATCTCACGGTTACTGGGGCGTGGGGTGTGTTTCATCAGATCCCGGATCCCCTTTTCTTCGAGCCCACGCTGGGTGACCCGAGCCTGCCAGCCATGTCGGCGCGTCACCTGATCGGGGGCATCGCGTACGATGATGGCGAGCACCTCGTTCGTGTAGAGGCCTATCGAAAACGCTACGGGTCGCTTGCCTCACAGACGCGGGACCACATCGTTCGCGGAGCCGGGACCGGCGAGGCGGCGGGATTCGACATCTTCCTCAAGGGAGACGTGCCGTTCCTGGGGCTTACGGGACGCGCCGCGTACAGCTTCGTCGACTCCGAGCGCACGGACCCGGACAGCGGCGAACTGGCCCCGTCCCCCTTCGACGCCACGCATACGTTGAACATCGTCCTCACGCGGGGCCTCACCGAGTGGCTCGAGGTCGGCGCCGCCTGGCGAGCCGCGACCGGGATTCCGTTCACGCCCGTTGAGAGGGCGCTCTTCGATCCGGACCGCAGCGTGTGGGAGCCGGTGTACGGGGCGCCCATGTCGGAGCGGCTTCCCGACTACGCGCGGTTCGACCTGTCCGCGAGCCTCCTTCAGAGCTTCTGGCGTGAAAATCTGACGGTGTTCTATGTCTCCGTGATGAACGTCTTCGACCGCCTCAACGTCGCCGAATACCGGCACAGCCGCGACTACACCGACCGCACGCCCCTGCGAAGCCCATTCACGCGCACGATCTACTTCGGCGCGACGACGACGCTGCCCTTCTGAGGGTCAGTTCAGAACGGGGAAGAGAGAGAACGACATGACATCGCGGACGAACGTGATGAACCGACCGGGCATACTGGCGTCCGTGGCTCTGCTGCTTCTGCCGACCGCCGGTTTCGCTTTCCAGGCTCCGAACCCCACCGAAGTGGCGGCGCGTCTTCGAACGGGCATCGGGGAGGCGGTGATCGCCGGTGACTCTGAGGGCCTGACCGAGATGGTCGCGCTGGCCCGGCGGGCCGTAACCGCTTTTCCCGAAGACGGACTCGTCCGGCACTATCTCGGGTATGCGCTCTACCGCCTGGCGACGCTCCGCTTCGATGCGGATCCGGACGGGGCGCTCGCGATCCTGTTCGAGTCGGAGTCCTCCCTTCTCCGGTCGATTGAACTCGAGCCCATCCCCGAATCGCACGCGCTCATGAGTTCCGTGCTCGGCAGGCAGATCGTCAGTGACGAGACCGCGATGAGTCTCTCGATGCGGTCCGGCGCCGAAATGCGTCGAGCCGTAGGGATGGGGCCGCGAAACCCCCGTGTTAAAGTGCTGGAGGGGATCAGCGCCTTCCATACACCCTCCATGTACGGCGGCGGCCACGACATCGCCCTCGACCGTTTTCTCGCGGCAGCCGCGCTGTTCGAGGAGGACGCGCCGGAGGCTCCGCTTCCCGCGTGGGGGCAGGCGGAGGTCTATGCCTGGCTAGGACAGACGTACGTGGCGTTGCGGATGCCCGAAGAGGCTCGCGCGGCGTACGAACGGGCCCTGGAGATCGAACCCTCGTATGTCTGGGTGCGCGATACACTGCTTCCGGCGTTGTCTCCATAGGGCGAGGCGCCGATCATAGCCCCTGGCCGCCAGCGGCGGATCCAACGCAAACACTCGAGTCGGGGGTACCGATGACGCTTCGCATCAATGACACGGCGCCGGATTTCACGGCGGATACGACGCAGGGCAGCATCCGCTTCCACGACTGGATCGGGGACGGGTGGGCCCTCCTCTTCTCCCATCCGAAGGACTTCACGCCCGTGTGTACGACGGAACTCGGGGCGGTGGCGGCCCTCGAGGACGCGTTCGCGGCGCGCAACTGCAAGATCATCGGGGTCAGCGTCGACGGGGTGAACGACCACGAGGCCTGGTCGAAGGACATCGAGGCGTCGCAGGGGCACGCCGTCGGCTACCCGCTGATCGGCGACCCGAGGCTCGAAATCGTCAAGGCGTACGACATGCTGCCGGCCGACGCCGGTGACACGTCCCAGGGCCGCACGCCGATGGACAACGCCACGGCGCGCTCGGTGTTCGTCATCGGGCCCGACAAGAAGATCAAGGCCACCCTCACCTATCCGATGAGCACGGGCCGCAACTTCGCCGAGATCCTCCGACTGCTCGATTCGTGCCAGCTCACGGCCGAGAAGCAACTCGCCACGCCGGCGAACTGGGAGCAGGGCGACGACGTGATCATCGCGCCGGCGGTCACCGACGAGGAGGCGAGGAAGCGGTTCCCGGAGGGGTGGGAGCAGCCGCTGCCCTACATCCGGATCGTCCCGCAGCCGCGGGACGGCTAGCCGTTGCGGTTCGCGCCGACACGAACCTTCGCCCGAGCCGGCGGGGGACTCCTCTTCGCGGGCATATTCCTGTCGTGCTCGCCCGCTTCCAACACGAGTGACATAGCCTCCGGAGGCGGCCCGCTCCTGATCGACGGTGGTACGGTCGTCGTCATGGACGAGGCGGGCACCGTCCTCGAGGGCGGTGCCGTGCTCGTGGAGGGAGACCGGATCTCCGCCGTCCTCGACCGAGAAGCTCCCCGCCCCGCCGGCGTGCCGGTGATCGACGCGACGGGGCACCTCGTGATCCCCGGTCTCGTCAACACGCATGGCCACGCCGCCATGTCGCTCCTGCGGGGACTCGCCGACGACATGCCGCTGATGACCTGGCTGAACGAGCACATCTTCCCCGCCGAGGCCGAACTGGTCGATTCCGAGTTCGTCTACTGGGGCACGCTGCTCTCGTCCATCGAGATGCTGAAGAGCGGGACGACGACGTTCGCGGACATGTACTACTTCCGGGATGACGCGGCGCGCGCGGCCATCGACGCGGGCATCCGCGCCGTCATGGGCCCGCATGTCATCGGCTTCCCCGCCCCCGACTTCGACTCGCCAGCCGCGACGCTGGCCGACGCGGCCGGATTCATGGAGACGTATCGCGACCACGCGACGCTGGTTCCCGGAGCGGCCGCACACTCGCTGTACACGACTTCCCTCGACGACGTGCGGGCCGCGCTGCGGGTGGCCATCGACCACGATGCTCCGTTTCAGATCCACACAGCCGAAGATGCGAGCGAGTTCGCGACGGCGACGGAACTGACCGGGATGGGCGTGGTGGAAGCGCTCGAGTCCATCGGGGCGCTCCGCCCGGGGACGGTGCTCGCCCACTCCATCTACCTCTCGGACGAGGACATCGAACGCATCGCGGCGGGGGGCGCCGGGGTCTCACACAACCCGCAGAGCAACCTCAAGCTGGGAATCCCGCGGGCGGCGCCGGTCGTCGAACTGCTCGCCGCCGGAATCCCCGTGGGACTCGGCACCGACGGACCGGCGAGTAACAACGACCTCGACCTGTTCGACGAGATGGACGCCGCCGCCAAGCTCCACAAGTTCGCGAACGCCGACCCCACCGCGCTCCCCGCCGAGACCGTCTTCCGCATGGCGACGACAGGGGGCGCCCGCGTGCTCAACCTCCACGACCGCATCGGGTCGCTGGAGCCGGGCAAGCGCGCCGACATCGTGCTGCTCGATACGCGCCGGGCCGGGCTCACGCCCCTCTACAACGTCTATTCCCACCTCGTGTACGCGGCCCGGGGGAGCGACGTCTCCACGGTCCTCGTGAACGGGCGCGTCGTCGTCAGCGACGGCCGAGTGCTCACGGTCGACGAAGCGGAGGTCATGGAACGGGCGTACACCTTCCGCGACCGGGTGCGGGAGGTCATCGCCCGGGTGGCCGCGGAGGGGCACTAGGCGTACGGCTATCAGGCGTGAAGGCTAGGCGCCGCTTGCGTGTCCCGGCTGCGGAGGTGGCGTCCAGCCCGTCGCGGCGCGGCGCTCCTGCACGCACCGCTTGAAGCGGAAGGCGTTCTCGGGCAGGGCGAAGTCCATCCCGTAGTTGTCGGGACCCACGGCGTCCACGCGCGCCACGAGCACGCCGAGGTCATCCCGCTCCATCGCTTCGA
Coding sequences within:
- a CDS encoding peroxiredoxin, whose protein sequence is MTLRINDTAPDFTADTTQGSIRFHDWIGDGWALLFSHPKDFTPVCTTELGAVAALEDAFAARNCKIIGVSVDGVNDHEAWSKDIEASQGHAVGYPLIGDPRLEIVKAYDMLPADAGDTSQGRTPMDNATARSVFVIGPDKKIKATLTYPMSTGRNFAEILRLLDSCQLTAEKQLATPANWEQGDDVIIAPAVTDEEARKRFPEGWEQPLPYIRIVPQPRDG
- a CDS encoding TonB-dependent receptor, whose amino-acid sequence is MKTREAAAAAVWIWVSALIPAGLAAQEALRVMGSVREPAGGAIGGANVFLLETLEGALTDSLGVFSFESAVEGPVTLVVQRFGYLEVRRAIQLPLAAPVPIVMELAPVALEPIHVEAGTYRLGSLPDVILSDLDVVRTPGAAADPFRAIQTFPGLQNVGEGAGLFVRGGDISETRVMLDGATVISPFRLDTDRTVSFGRFDPFQLQGTHFSAGGFGVEYGDALSAVADLRSVGMPTRSELNLGASVAGVSGRAALDASESSGGWVTASRSDTHLLMRLNGRRSEFDQVPASTDLSGGAEWSYRGSGSMKAFGLYQTDRVGVLIDGPGHSGTYRSDARADLLAVSGFDAFGAFGVTWSVATSGSRKDEDFGAFRVEREDRLTQARAKLDVHVGRGIALAGGTEFEGRDADIAGAVPAGSHDNAPGAPTTVFGSRETGSRWGGFGEIELQPWNAVRFVVGARTDRSSFTDRVTADPRVSVSWRPAANLTVTGAWGVFHQIPDPLFFEPTLGDPSLPAMSARHLIGGIAYDDGEHLVRVEAYRKRYGSLASQTRDHIVRGAGTGEAAGFDIFLKGDVPFLGLTGRAAYSFVDSERTDPDSGELAPSPFDATHTLNIVLTRGLTEWLEVGAAWRAATGIPFTPVERALFDPDRSVWEPVYGAPMSERLPDYARFDLSASLLQSFWRENLTVFYVSVMNVFDRLNVAEYRHSRDYTDRTPLRSPFTRTIYFGATTTLPF
- a CDS encoding transcriptional regulator, with the protein product MTPYDYRDLDPLIHSRIRLSILAILASVEDAEFTYLRDQVKTTDGNLGAHLRKLEDAGYVRVSKSFVGRRPVTRYRTTETGRGAFRNYVGRLEWILHSLPPDADHRETG
- a CDS encoding tetratricopeptide repeat protein, with translation MTSRTNVMNRPGILASVALLLLPTAGFAFQAPNPTEVAARLRTGIGEAVIAGDSEGLTEMVALARRAVTAFPEDGLVRHYLGYALYRLATLRFDADPDGALAILFESESSLLRSIELEPIPESHALMSSVLGRQIVSDETAMSLSMRSGAEMRRAVGMGPRNPRVKVLEGISAFHTPSMYGGGHDIALDRFLAAAALFEEDAPEAPLPAWGQAEVYAWLGQTYVALRMPEEARAAYERALEIEPSYVWVRDTLLPALSP
- a CDS encoding amidohydrolase; the protein is MRFAPTRTFARAGGGLLFAGIFLSCSPASNTSDIASGGGPLLIDGGTVVVMDEAGTVLEGGAVLVEGDRISAVLDREAPRPAGVPVIDATGHLVIPGLVNTHGHAAMSLLRGLADDMPLMTWLNEHIFPAEAELVDSEFVYWGTLLSSIEMLKSGTTTFADMYYFRDDAARAAIDAGIRAVMGPHVIGFPAPDFDSPAATLADAAGFMETYRDHATLVPGAAAHSLYTTSLDDVRAALRVAIDHDAPFQIHTAEDASEFATATELTGMGVVEALESIGALRPGTVLAHSIYLSDEDIERIAAGGAGVSHNPQSNLKLGIPRAAPVVELLAAGIPVGLGTDGPASNNDLDLFDEMDAAAKLHKFANADPTALPAETVFRMATTGGARVLNLHDRIGSLEPGKRADIVLLDTRRAGLTPLYNVYSHLVYAARGSDVSTVLVNGRVVVSDGRVLTVDEAEVMERAYTFRDRVREVIARVAAEGH